aggacctgtccagGGGCATCTCTGGCTGTTCAGGGGCTCATAAGGAGTTCAGACAAGACATAAGAGTACTGGGGTCTGTGTGCCTTCTGCAGAATGCAGAAAGAGCTCTCTATGTcctggagagacaagtggaagcagagcctgaggagagcccagactggagcaggaaagccctgccctgaagggactcctgaaaagtcccctcagaaatcttctgggcatcagctggagctgtgagcagcaatGAGCAATTCATCCATCtttcagcagcaccaggagcctgccctgtgctccctgtctcctgccagccacagcttctgccagcaccagggagctccccgggcaggctgagagctgcccctggcaggcaggcaggcagcagagtccctgccccagcacacagcccctgggctgcaggaccctgctctgaaggacagccctgggcaacCCTGCCTGTACACACActctcactcctcttcacaattccccttccacctccagccccttccccccttacagatcccagcagctctggctctgcagctttaggagatgcctccaggaactgcaccagcttcactgccctgcaccagacactcaccatgtcagaagctcggaaggttctcctccactcagctggcactcatcccctcagtcttctcccccttgaagctctctctgccttgctcatctcccccagataccctggcagtgccctcagccctgctgcgctctgcagaggagctgctcctgcccagagctgtttctctgcagcactgcccacttgccagcagctccctccatcccaggagcccagctcacagctgtaatGAGCTCTCtggggggttgatgctgagcccatgacaattgatcaagaggcaaggagaggaagctgcagaagctgctttcTCCACAAGAAAGTCCAAGAAAGAGTCCAAAGTTTCTTGCCGTGTTcctgggtccccctgagggacagccctgagaaagcagcgTCCCCTGCAGGGTTTtgggggagcaggaagcaggaggcagtgatgacgggtggggaaaaggaaggtgcaggtggctctggtgctgagtgTCAGGACTGCcaagggcccagccctgagcccattccccaaaggtgccagccctgagccccagcccctggcaagggagggagatcctgtccctgcctcagccctcagggctctcctggcagcactggcatgtggagatgggcaatggcaagggcaggactatggcacggcacctcccagcctcctgcacatggacaaggaggccctgagccccagtgctgctggaagcttcaCTTGTTTCCCCATGGCCATtagggacagagacaagagccatcagcaaaggcatggagagcttggctctgccaagtgtgcctccagcttttccacagcttttccctctctcctctccagcacagtctgtcctgggctgtcccatcccctgtgcctcttgccctgcaggctctgctccttcacccgcctgccccaccttgctgtccccttcctctcctgacatctctgtgtcctccctgcctctgccttggcacacagagccttgggctgatccaggctccttctgggggatgtggtgttccccagcatggcccttgcagtgacatttctttcttctgctctccactccaggcCTCCCCAGGTGCCctttgggccattctttcttgcccaagctgtttcccattgtgaagaaaagctccaccatgcccaaacccACTCTTCAAGGCACTCCCAGgatcctcctcttctgctcaAAATCTCCACAGCACTGAGGTTAGACCGATACTCTTCTGCAGACTGGGCATGGGTTGGGGTCTCCAAATCCTGTCATGGGAAATCTCTGGGCACTCCCCATGGAAACTTAGGTGGCTGATGGgcatataatcatagaattagagaatcacaaaattattttttttagaagggGCCTCTAAAGTTCATCAGGTCAAACCACTCTGTAGGAGTCAGGGGCACCCTCAcctaaatcaggttgctcagatccTCCTTAAGCCTGACCTTGAGTATCTCCtgggatgaggcctcaaccacctcacTGGCCATTTCTCCAGTACCCTCATGTTAAAGAACTTTTCCTTAACATTCAGTTCAAATCCACTCTTCTCTCTCTTAAACCTATTGCCTTTCGTCTTATCAGTCCAGGTCCTTGCAAGCCTTCCCTCTTCAGAATTCCACTAGGAGCCCTAACGGTACTCTAAAGTCCATTATGCTACAGTCAGTACCACAGAGGAGGATGAAAGAGGGGAAGTAGAAATTTTGTGTTTTAACTGAGGGGATTCCACATCTCTGCAATGGTAGATGTAGCTCTCAATActgagcaggaaaggaaaattcttCTTTACAGGTTCTGAAGAGCAGCCAACATTGATTTACTAATGAGAAATcttgcttgactaacctgataGCCTTCTGCAAAGGGATGACCAAATGGGTAGTCTAGAAGGCCAATGGTGTCCTGCGGTGAATCAGCAAAAGTGATCTAGCAGATCTATCCTAcacctctactctgccctggtgagacaaAACCTGGAATACTGGATACTAGTTTGGACTCCCTAGTTCTAGTGGGAGAGGGATCTACTGGAGCTAGTCCCAGGGAGAGCTAGGAGGTTGATTAAGGAACTtcagcatctctcctatgaataAAGAATGAGAGAATTTGGTCTGTTAGCCTTGGgaaaagaagactgaggggATTTTATGAGTGTTCATAAATAACAGAGGAGTGGGTGTGaaaaggaaggggccaatctcttttcagtggaataATGTGTTTAAGccagaacataggaagttccacctcaacatgaggagaaacgTCTTGACTGTGAGgctgtgggagcactggaacagcctgcccagagaggctgtggagtctccattactggagactttcaagacatatctgggtgtgttcctgtgtggcctgccctgggtgatcctgctttggcagaggggttggactggatgatctctagaggtcccttccaacccctaacattctaggattctatgattctatgacctcagtccttgggacagtgatggggtccatcctgctccaggcaggtgaaggacaaagaggggattgctgaagcagagtgggcagggggcAGAAAGGCctggggtgcacctggcctttagcaagccctttgccattctctaccattgtcctgttgtagccagcctggtgatgtctggattgaagaggtgggtgatgtggtgggtgggaagttcatgagatgatgagggtcacagtgccatcagtgatgctgttcctgatacaagccaggatgttggtggccttcttgaccacctgggcacacagctggctgatacTCATCTGTCAGTCCATcagctctgactgaggctgatgttgtggatgggattaagaagtgagttccatggggacaagggcagcgttggcttcagttgggtgggaggtgtccctacccatgcatgcagggggttggaacaagatgatctggAACTCTTCCAACacaacccattccatgattcgATGTTTCTCTGACATAGTCCCAGACAGTTCCTGCCCTGAGCTCCTGAAAGCACCACCAGGGCTGTGTGATGGGGtaggtgcagtttctcagctgttccctttacagctgagacccaggccccaTGAGaagccatgacagcatcttcatattctcctgctgttttaatcccatcacccacagctggttccatttctccaggaacccatcACATTGCTGATAGTGTAGGGTtaaatggggatggtgcagcatgcacaaacctttgcctcacaggcttagggcatggcatgtgataaggatctacagtctcatcatTGGTATCGATCACATGTCGTACACCCAATTCTCTCAGATACCTGAGAGCTTTTCCAAGcgtggctgctttgacctgtcGGGAACTTATTTCatctttatagggatatttccTGTTTGTATGAAATGTGTATCCTATGTGTATCTCCTAGGTGTGTGAAAAAACACTGTACCATGTACCACACTGCtgaagaccatatcacaactaTGGTTCTTGAGCAGCTCTCACcaagaatgaaccacagagcaacactaatcccagataaaaagccacaggTCACATACCCTGAGTACCAAAGGTACAGCAGGATTGGTTTAATTTCAACCCCTgtgaaatttcaaaaaaattagtTTGATTCCCACTCAGTGGAGCCATCTGGCTCCTGTATTTGCATTGTTACCTTTTGTGTTTTGAATTGTTCCTCTGATAACCTGGCCCTTCATGGCCTAGAAATGCCAATTCTTCCTTTGTATGGAGTTGCTGGGGACTGGTCAGATTCCAGTATGGTCCCTCGGGAATCCAATACTGGgaccagtcctgttcaatacATGAAACAGTAACACAGAGAGtgggatcaagtgcaccctcGGGGAGCTTGAAAGTGACACTATGCTGAGTGAGTCAAGTGACACATTAGAGAGACAGGATGTCAAGCAGAGCAGATGGTTTTAGTTAGTGGACAATCAAGGACTATGAGTAAGGTacagcatgattggtttaatttctatccctgtgaaatttccaaagagaaTTGTTTGATTCCCACTCAGCAgagccatctgggtatcctcccactgaagtaaaaattcaaactattcatatGAATGAGTTGAAATTTCAACTGGGCTCAAGCTAATAAGCTTAAGCTCCACGTTGggcaccaataaatctgtcaggatttaatgctgggctggcagttAACTGAAAGACAGAAGCTCTGTATTAATGCCCCTCCCCatcctgataaagaaaggagagagaataagggagagagacttatgggttggaaactaaactacacagctttaatgaaacaagaatgataaaaaggaaaaaattactaaatatatacaaatatacagaaaaatggtaccaTGTTCTTCCTCCCTCACCCCCAATTACTGTTTCGTCACAACCAAGGCTTTagggaagccctgggaaagtccaggctggactcctggggtcagcaggcctGGTTTATCCCAGATCAGctgtagtggtgatggtggggtgatcattgcCATCTTTAGTCCttccctccttgtccttcagtttaaagcctttttaaagcagtttacagaaggagctgcaggcatggacagtgtagggcagcctgcaggagaggtggccaagggctctggaaggctgaaaaGCCCAACAGGATTaagggctttgtcacctcaAACATGGCAGCTGCCTCAACCACCATGGTCTACCAGGAGTCATTTTCTCTTGAAGCTCTGGGCTTCCTTTCCCTGTCTTCAGGAGGTTAAGACAGGTCAGAAATTTAATTACTCATTTTCACACTGTACTGTCTGTAGGAAGAGTCTTGACCTACAAGTGAGGGATGaactctgccttcccattgacTGGAGGTCAGAGTTTGTCCTCAATGCTGcattagtaaataaataatgaaaaatccttgCTTTCAGAACCACCTATACAGAATCTTTGCCTCCCTGtaatcatggcctccagtgatctgctctaacaagtctctggggaggctttgtcagtaatgggaCCCAATGGAGCCAATCAATGCTTTACGataactttgttttttgttttggctttaacttctaaagatttttttttttcagtctcctgtcactacctgaggatcatggatTCAGACCCTCTGGCACCATGGGGACCATTAGAGTACGGACCAGCCATGTCTTTCCCTGTGAtgtttttagtgttcaagaTTTGCACATCTAATAGGAGAGGTTCCAGTGTGGAGGAAGATTACAAAGAGtatagaataaaaattattgagAAGTtctattttactggttttcagtttagaaatttATATTCAGTTGGTATTGGTGCAGAGTATCTCTTCAAGAGGACTAGATAGTGAGGAAAAGACTGTGAACAATTACAGTCTTTACAGTTTCTCTTATGAATCAACTGATAGAGAAGTCATCACGATACCTCAAGTGCTCTCCCCTGGACATTACTGTTAGTAACTCCAGTTTTTATATGCGCTTATGGGGGAGCTCACCTGTGGAGGAGACGTGGGTCTGCATCATCTCCTTCTTTGCCAAGCTAATTAAAAAACTTTTCATGAATTTTGAATGGTTTACTATGAGGAAGGTATTGGAAACAGGTTGAAACCTGTCTGGTCCTGTTGCTGAGAACCAGCATGTTCCTGAATGTGGTTTAGGATTACTTTTGACCtgtgatttttctgctcttactcttcctttcctctttctccatcCCATCTGGGGGAAGTGAGTGAATGGCTGTGTGATGCTGAGCTTCCTACCAGGGTCAACCCACAAGGAGGAAGGAGCTTAGCATCTGTTTACCTGCTTTGATGTCCCAGTCTACTTGTGTTTCTGTTGTTCCCTAGCAAAGAATGCATCACACTTTCAAGATCAAATATGCAAAAGAGGTTGAAGTGACAGAAAATCAGGCCAGGTCAGGCCAACAGTACAAATTTACGAATTTTAAACAATAGTAGCACAGCAAGCAGCAATTGTATGATAAGATTTAAAACAACCTAAAAAATGTTCATGGCTTTCACCTGAAGGAAGCCTAAGGACTCTAGATGCAGTTGGTCATTTGACTCTTGTTTCAGATCCTCTGCAGTGTCCTGCCATCATGAAAATATAATGGTCCTCCAGAGAGATGATTCAATGTCACATCTCACCACCCAGCAGGTGGCTCACATTAAAGTCCAGGCTCACTTTACAATTGTCAGAGACACAGAGAGGGAAGACCTGGAAGATGATTCACCTATTTCTATGTGTGACACTGAAAAAAGCCCGGAGAAATCAGTCTCAACCTCTTTTAAGCCACTGATCATCAAGTCTGCTTAGAGAAGATTTTGCCCATAATTCTGGACACCACTCAGACAGGAACAGACCTTGGGCAGTCTCCAGCCCATTTCTGAAGGCAGAGTTTCCACTGAGTTCAGGACAGGCTGCTCAAAGCTTTGGCCAGCTGGGTGGTATTGATCTGGGTGGCAAAAGTCCCCAGGAGCAGAACTTCCACAGTCTCTCTGAGACCCTATCCCTGTACCACTGCTAGATTGTCTTCCTGGTCTTTCATTgacttcctttttcccttcctttcccatcaAGTTGATCAAGAGTGACACAACTCGACGTATGATAACACAATGTAGGAGAATCACCTTCATGCCTTTGAACTTTCCTTAGCTGACACTTAGAGACACTGCAGATGATCCCTGGGGTCTCTCAGGTGATCCCTCATGCCTGAGGGTGGTCATCTCTTCATTGGATGTGTCACTAGATCCCTTTGACTACTCTCTGTGCTTTGACTGTTTCCCTTGACTGGTGACTTTGTTCAGACATAGCCTGAAGTAGGTATTTGCATTAAACTCTTCAGGGTCACTGAAGGTGCTCTGGAGTACAAAGATACCACGGTGGAGCACGACATAACAGGAATGCATCAGGAGAACACTTCCCACCTTTCACAGGATCTAAGCCAAGCAGAAGATCTGATTTCGTCTGACCAAACAGGAGGTACCTGTGATCAAGCAACCATGCACTACACCAGGACATCTGTTACTATTTGGGGACTACATTCACCACTCTGCAGTATCACTTTGTCCATAGGAGTCTCTTCAAGGCAATTCTCACCTCCTTGTTCCTCAGGCTATAGATGACAGGGTTAAACACGGGGGTCACAATTGTGTAAAACAGGGCAAGGTATTTGTCAGTGTCTACAGAGTCCCTTGAGCGTCGCTTGAAGTAGAACACTGTGGCTGAGCCATAGAAGAGAGTGACCACACCAAGGTGTGAGGAGCaggtggaaaaggctttgtgtcTGCCAACAACTGAAGGCATTTTCAGAACTGCCCTGATAATTTTAGTGTAAGAAAGAACtatcaaagaaaaaggaaggactACAAAAACGAGAACGATGGTGTACATAGTCACTTGGTTCCAGAACGTGTCTGCACAGGCCAGTTCCAGCAGAGGAGGAACATCACAGAAGAAGTGATGAAGGTCGTGGGATGCACAGAAGGGCAAAGTGAACACCTGGTAGGTCTGAACTACTTGCACTGGTACCACAACCATCCCTGATCCCAGCAGCAGTGTGACACAGAGCCCCCTGTTCATGATGAGGCTGTAGCGCAGAGGGTCACAGATGGCTGTGTAGCGGTCATAGGCCATGGCAGCCAGCAGAAGGCATTCGGTAGCACCCAGAAAAACCAGGAAGAAGAGCTGGGCAGCACAGCCAAGGAAGGAGATCCTGCCATCTCCCATCAGGAAACCCACCAGCATTTTTGGCAGAGTGACTGATGTGTAGCAGATCTCCAGGAAGGACAAGTTCCTCAGGAAGAAATACATGGGGCTGTGGAGGCTTGAGTCTACCACTGTGATGAGTGCAATCAGGCTGTTCCCTGTGAGGACCACCAGGTAGATGAGCAGGAAGACTGTGAAGAGCAGGCCCTGCAGACTGGAGTGGTCAGAAAATCCCAGGAGAATGAAACCAGGTCCAGCAGTGTGATTCTCCAAGCCTTTTCTTTGGAGCATTTCCCTCCACAGATCAATCCCAGCAGCAGGCTCTTTGAAGGTGCTGATGTCCTGTCCACCATCCCATGGCAAGCCTAGAGAAAGATCCAACAAACATCATCAGAGGTGTGACTGCAGGGTTAGGGGAGCTTGAACAAGGGATGTGTGCATGTCTGGACATCTAACATGGGTTGCTCTGTGCAAGGAGGTgtgtaaagagagaaaaaaaaaagaatccttgaGCCTGATTGACTGGGTTTGGTCATATGGATGaaagaatttctatttttttcttcagaggtgATTTTATGGAGTAGAATTCTaggtaaaaaaaagagaaagcaaatagATACATCTGAGCCCTTTTACCAACAGTTGTGCTCATGTTCCTTGTGTAGATCTTATGGAAGATGCATTTCATGTGAGAAGATTAAGAAACAgggtgaaaaggaagaaaacaataaaaaagggaCAGACACAGCAATGAGAGTCTAGGCTGATTTTGGAGCCAAAATACAGCAAGGTAAGGGGCAATGTGATTCTTGGACCTTGGTGAGAGATTAATCCCAGATCTCCTGCCATGTAAAGGCTGATCCTCTGATGCTGTGTCCACATACAAAGATCTTGGGTACTATCTTAGATCTGAATCATTCATTTTTAGGTAGTGAAGGGTGAATcccatcaaaagaaaaagaggattcTATCTGCCAATGAATCTGGTGACAATGACGCTCCAGGGGGCATTCTGACAAGAGGAGTAAGTCACAGATTATGCATAAATCAGCAGTTTTCAGGGTgctaaaacacatttttatgcaAGCAAACTCCTTCATGTATTTTTTAGTCCTATAGTAAAGAAAAGGATTAAAGGTGAGTGATCCCTCCCCATCCGACACATGATTTTCCTGATCAGGTCAGTCTTCTATAACTTCCGCATGAGTCCAGAATAATTCAACATTCCCAGACTTCCTGGTCTCTCCCATGTATTCCTGATGGCCTAAAAATCCAGATGAGGGCCCATTTGCTCAGATCCCAACCCTGCCATGAttccctgtcccctgcagccctggcagaaGCACAGCAATGCTCTTGCTGCCTGAGGAGCGGAGACTTCCCCGTGCATTTCCCAACTTTCCCAAAGAGTAACAACTCCTTGCTGGGACCACTTGGAGGATGTGAGCTCCAAGCAAGCAGCACCACAGTAGAAGATATCTCCTTATGAAGAAGAAACATCTCCTTATGAAGAAGAAACTCAGGTGAGAGATGTTTAAGGATCCGTCTGACATGGGGAAGGAACATCCCCTTCCCACAGGACTAAGGTTGCTGGCTGTGTCTCTCCCACTTCCACTAACACCCACTGAGATGTATTCATGAACCCTGGTGGATAAATGGTGAGAACAGCAGGTCAGAAAACATGTAATAAAAGCATTCAGATTGGCCAAGTGAAAAACACAGGGTGGTTTTCTCCAGAGAAATATCAGAATTCACAGGAAGTTGTGGTCCTCATAGTTGGAGTCTTTTTCCAGGGTGCTGATGCTTTTTGCCTGTGAGTTTTCTCTATctcacagaggagctgtgcaACATTTCCAGCATAAAATTAGGGTTTTCTCAAAAAAAGGTCTCCATGATTGTCTCCTAATCTACCCACTTATTCCAACAAAGgtacagagaaatgaaatactTCTATATTCTAAAAGCACTGAGAcaagcacatttattttaaattgaggCTTTACCTCAAAGCAACCACAGCCGAACAGGTTCTCCACACACCAACATTTCCTGCTTCCTTCAAAATGTCCTCAACCATCCAGCCTCTTCTTTTCAGCTCTCAGACATCTTACTGCTTCACAGAGTctgaggcagagcacagctcaaGGTCTCTTTGCTGACGGGAAGCTGCCAGAGCCCTTCTCACACGGTGACTCTCggacaggcagcagctctccaagctgaagaCAGCCCATGCCAGGCAGCCCAGCCAAGCTGCTCAGatgcctgcagctgcttctggctgTGTCTCAGCAATTCCAGGTGTGCCAGAAGGGTTTTCCACTGTCAGGatccagcaggcaggcaggagcacaCTCCTCAGTCCgtgatgctgcaggaggcagaagtGACCTCTTTTCCTCACCGTCATTCCCCTGGAAACCACCTGGATGTGGTTCTCTGGGCTCTTTGTCTCTCTCACCTGTTTATAAGACATGGTAACAAAGCAGCCTCAGGAGAGAAGGTGGGGATGCTGGTGCTGCCATTtctcctccctgggcacccacagcaccaggaaCAATTTCAAAAAGACATCAGAATTATGGGCATCAGCCTGGTTATCAACAGCAGCTTAACTGTAGGCCTTTAGAAGTGAAGAAACTGAGTCATGAGATTGAGCTGCTCAAAGGGAAAGTTTGTAACTTgctgaagggggaaaaaaacaaaggaagcagaaatcCAGCCAATTCACTATGGGTTTAGCTTAAtcgtagaatcacagaatcataaaataacttttatagGGAAAGACGAGTAAGATTATCAAGTTcaacaaataattttacttttccaagTCCACCATTGAACCAAGTCCCTCAGCACCACGTCTTTTAAACAGCTCCAGGGAAAGTGATTCCACCACTATCCCAGGCAATACCTTCCAGGGTCTGACACTCTTATGGTGAATAATTTTGCCTAATATCCAAActgaacctcccctgacacaacccAAGGTCTAATAAGACCTCTTGTCCTATTAGTGGTTatttggaagaagagaccatgccccacctggctccaacctcctctcaggaacctgtggagagcaagaaggTATCCCAACAACCTCCTTTAATCCAGgctcaacagccccaggtccctcagaCTCCCCTCAGAAGACTtttgctccagacccttcctctgttgtccttctctggacacactccagttCCTCAGTGTCAACACCCCCACGTCCCTCTAATAGTACCTttggcctcagcccattgaCCCTGCTTGTCCAGGTCCATCTGTGGAGCCCTgtgaagggctgggggatgctgggagcCTCGCAGATGAAGGGGGCATGCACAGGAGACCCTGGATCTCCCCACACACAGGTGAGGCCCTCAAACAAAGTCCCTGATTCCAGAGATCCAGTCCAGCTGCAGaagaccagcctggctgaacatAGGTTTGGCTGGAGCTCAGGAAATAAAGGCGAGTTTCTGGCCTTTGGGAGAAGGGGCTGGCCACTCAGGGGGCGTGCAAAGATGTGAGACTGGACCAggaggaaactggaaaaatcaAAGCCCAACTTCAACCCTCAGCCAGTTTTCAGATGTCACCAACTAGAGCAGGAGTCCTGGCACAAGGGCACTGCCCGGGAGCACCAGCGCTTGATCTTTTCCAagcagttctgggcccctcagtttaagaaggatgtagaggtcctggaacaggtccaaaggagggcaaccaggctggtgaagggactcgagcacaggccctatgaggagaggctgagagagctggggctgttcagcctgaagaagttgaggctcaggggagacctcattgctgtctacaactccctgaaaggaggctgtagcgaggtgggaactggactcttttcacagacgaccttcaacaagacaagaggacacagtcttaagttgtgccaggggaggtttaggttagatattagaaagaatttcttcacggagagggtgattaggctatggaatggactgcccggtgaggtggtagattctccgtccctggagacatttaagaaaagactggatgtggcactcagtgccatggtctagcaactgctctggtgggtcaagggttggactagatgatctctgaggtcccttccaacccggctaattctatgattctatgattctatgattctatgattctgtcccCTTTCCAGCTCCACAGTCTCCTTCTGCACCCTTGGGTAAGGCCTGAGTGCTCTGGCAGCTTGGTCACAGCCCTGTGGTGTGACAGTTCTGTGCccgcaggcaggg
This portion of the Calypte anna isolate BGI_N300 unplaced genomic scaffold, bCalAnn1_v1.p scaffold_142_arrow_ctg1, whole genome shotgun sequence genome encodes:
- the LOC115600204 gene encoding olfactory receptor 10AG1-like; protein product: MLQRKGLENHTAGPGFILLGFSDHSSLQGLLFTVFLLIYLVVLTGNSLIALITVVDSSLHSPMYFFLRNLSFLEICYTSVTLPKMLVGFLMGDGRISFLGCAAQLFFLVFLGATECLLLAAMAYDRYTAICDPLRYSLIMNRGLCVTLLLGSGMVVVPVQVVQTYQVFTLPFCASHDLHHFFCDVPPLLELACADTFWNQVTMYTIVLVFVVLPFSLIVLSYTKIIRAVLKMPSVVGRHKAFSTCSSHLGVVTLFYGSATVFYFKRRSRDSVDTDKYLALFYTIVTPVFNPVIYSLRNKEVRIALKRLLWTK